From a region of the Panulirus ornatus isolate Po-2019 chromosome 34, ASM3632096v1, whole genome shotgun sequence genome:
- the LOC139760025 gene encoding uncharacterized protein isoform X1, with translation MASMPYRESCNISEQDMKQQEGSASSRVTSFSVRDLLQLPDKPAKVGGQTLVVDAGDAATRGLPHLDDRNPVQAAADSTENTNVADDGYQVDEDMEAVEVEDETDNGRDVPGRKRKRRILFTKAQTYELERRFRQQRYLSAPEREHLASLINLTPTQVKIWFQNHRYKTKKLYREKGIPSSLDNPYASSASSLGSLPSALRRLTVPLLVRERLSSVHGGSGRTDPGHHDTTSLLEPRLPPPLHLSPPVAFPGLFSGLFGASGGLRLGSVPPTLTQSPLPPASRLPCSCRHIPCSPRPPHSPVPFLCSPARLSPPPPLPPAPLSPCWRAAVGPLPRHQPRHSPPRGRVLQRSAAAAAEAAGWTPSSAGL, from the exons ATGGCATCCATGCCTTACAGAGAGAGTTGCAATATCAGTGAGCAGGATATG AAGCAGCAGGAAGGATCTGCCAGCAGTCGAGTGACCAGCTTCTCCGTCAGAGACCTGCTGCAGCTGCCGGACAAACCTGCCAAAG TGGGTGGCCAGACGCTGGTAGTGGACGCGGGCGACGCCGCGACAAGGGGCCTGCCTCACTTGGACGACCGCAACCCCGTGCAGGCCGCCGCAGACTCCACCGAGAACACTAATGTGGCCGACGACGGGTACCAAGTGGACGAGGACATGGAAGCCGTGGAGGTCGAGGACGAGACCGATAACGGCCGAGATGTGCCCGGCCGCAAGCGGAAGAGGCGCATCCTGTTCACCAAGGCCCAGACTTACGAACTGGAGCGTCGGTTCCGCCAGCAGCGGTACCTGTCGGCCCCCGAGAGGGAACACCTGGCCTCCCTCATCAACCTGACGCCCACGCAGGTCAAGATCTGGTTCCAGAATCACCGCTACAAGACCAAGAAGCTCTACCGGGAGAAGGGCATCCCTTCTTCGCTGGACAACCCATACGCGTCGTCGGCCAGTTCTCTGGGGTCGCTGCCGAGCGCCCTACGGCGTCTGACAGTGCCGCTGCTGGTGCGGGAGCGGCTGTCGTCGGTGCACGGGGGCAGCGGACGCACAGACCCAGGCCACCACGACACCACCTCACTCCTGGAACCTCGCCTTCCCCCGCCGCTTCATCTGTCTCCACCCGTCGCCTTCCCGGGGCTGTTCTCGGGGCTCTTCGGGGCTTCTGGCGGGCTTCGACTGGGCTCGGTGCCCCCTACCCTGACCCAGTCTCCTCTGCCTCCCGCCTCGCGGCTTCCCTGCTCCTGCCGTCACATCCCCTGTTCTCCACGGCCTCCACACTCTCCAGTCCCCTTCCTCTGTTCTCCAGCCCGCctgtcacctcctccaccactcccgccCGCGCCCCTGTCACCGTGCTGGAGGGCGGCAGTCGGTCCGCTTCCTCGTCACCAACCACGTCACTCTCCTCCCCGCGGCCGGGTTCTCCAGCGgtcagcagcggcggcggcggaggcggcggGCTGGACGCCGTCGTCAGCGGGGCTGTAG
- the LOC139760025 gene encoding uncharacterized protein isoform X2, whose protein sequence is MASMPYRESCNISEQDMQQEGSASSRVTSFSVRDLLQLPDKPAKVGGQTLVVDAGDAATRGLPHLDDRNPVQAAADSTENTNVADDGYQVDEDMEAVEVEDETDNGRDVPGRKRKRRILFTKAQTYELERRFRQQRYLSAPEREHLASLINLTPTQVKIWFQNHRYKTKKLYREKGIPSSLDNPYASSASSLGSLPSALRRLTVPLLVRERLSSVHGGSGRTDPGHHDTTSLLEPRLPPPLHLSPPVAFPGLFSGLFGASGGLRLGSVPPTLTQSPLPPASRLPCSCRHIPCSPRPPHSPVPFLCSPARLSPPPPLPPAPLSPCWRAAVGPLPRHQPRHSPPRGRVLQRSAAAAAEAAGWTPSSAGL, encoded by the exons ATGGCATCCATGCCTTACAGAGAGAGTTGCAATATCAGTGAGCAGGATATG CAGCAGGAAGGATCTGCCAGCAGTCGAGTGACCAGCTTCTCCGTCAGAGACCTGCTGCAGCTGCCGGACAAACCTGCCAAAG TGGGTGGCCAGACGCTGGTAGTGGACGCGGGCGACGCCGCGACAAGGGGCCTGCCTCACTTGGACGACCGCAACCCCGTGCAGGCCGCCGCAGACTCCACCGAGAACACTAATGTGGCCGACGACGGGTACCAAGTGGACGAGGACATGGAAGCCGTGGAGGTCGAGGACGAGACCGATAACGGCCGAGATGTGCCCGGCCGCAAGCGGAAGAGGCGCATCCTGTTCACCAAGGCCCAGACTTACGAACTGGAGCGTCGGTTCCGCCAGCAGCGGTACCTGTCGGCCCCCGAGAGGGAACACCTGGCCTCCCTCATCAACCTGACGCCCACGCAGGTCAAGATCTGGTTCCAGAATCACCGCTACAAGACCAAGAAGCTCTACCGGGAGAAGGGCATCCCTTCTTCGCTGGACAACCCATACGCGTCGTCGGCCAGTTCTCTGGGGTCGCTGCCGAGCGCCCTACGGCGTCTGACAGTGCCGCTGCTGGTGCGGGAGCGGCTGTCGTCGGTGCACGGGGGCAGCGGACGCACAGACCCAGGCCACCACGACACCACCTCACTCCTGGAACCTCGCCTTCCCCCGCCGCTTCATCTGTCTCCACCCGTCGCCTTCCCGGGGCTGTTCTCGGGGCTCTTCGGGGCTTCTGGCGGGCTTCGACTGGGCTCGGTGCCCCCTACCCTGACCCAGTCTCCTCTGCCTCCCGCCTCGCGGCTTCCCTGCTCCTGCCGTCACATCCCCTGTTCTCCACGGCCTCCACACTCTCCAGTCCCCTTCCTCTGTTCTCCAGCCCGCctgtcacctcctccaccactcccgccCGCGCCCCTGTCACCGTGCTGGAGGGCGGCAGTCGGTCCGCTTCCTCGTCACCAACCACGTCACTCTCCTCCCCGCGGCCGGGTTCTCCAGCGgtcagcagcggcggcggcggaggcggcggGCTGGACGCCGTCGTCAGCGGGGCTGTAG